The Microbacterium schleiferi genome contains the following window.
GTCGCCGTCTCTCGTCCCGCATACTCGGCGCCCTCACGTCCGACTACATGCAGCGTTCTCAGGAACATGGCGGATCCGCCATTTGTCCGCCACTTCATCTGAGAATCCGCCATCTTCGCCGAGAACCTACACCGGGTCGACGGAGATGAGCCGCCCGATCACGTCGATGCCAAATCCATCCACCGCACTTGGCCGAATGGCCAAGTGCGGGCCAAGTTGACACAGAAACGGCCATCTTCACGTGGAACCTACATCTACCCGAAGTCGCCGGGGGCCATGTCGGCGAAGCGCGAGTAGTGACCCTGGAAGGCCACGGTGATGGTGTCGGTCGGGCCGTTACGGTGCTTGGCGACGATCAAGTCAGCCTCGCCCGCGCGCGGTGAGTCCTTCTCGTAGGCGGCCTCGCGATGCAGAAGCACGACCATGTCGGCATCCTGCTCGATCGATCCCGACTCACGGAGGTCGGACAGCGCCGGCTTCTTGTCGGAGCGCTGCTCGGGGCCACGGTTCAGCTGCGACAGGGCGACGACGGGAACGCCGAGCTCCTTGGCGAGGAGCTTGAGGGCTCGGGAGAACTCGGACACTTCCTGCTGGCGGGACTCGACGCGCTTGCCGCTGGTCATCAGCTGCAGGTAGTCGATCACGACCATCTTCAGACCGGCTCGCTGCTTGAGGCGGCGGCACTTCGCACGGATCTCGACGAGCGTCATGTTGGGGCTGTCGTCGATGTACAGCGGCGCCTCATTGATCCGGCCGCGGGTGGCGGCGATCGTCGTCCAGTCGCGGGAGTCGAGCGTGCCCTTGCGCATGTTCTGCAGCGGCACGGCGCCCTCGGCGCTCATGAGGCGCATCGCGATCTCGCTACGGCCCATTTCGAGCGAGAAGAAGATCGTCGGCATGTTGTTCTTGATCGCCGAGGCTCGGGCGAAGTCGAGGGCGAGCGTCGACTTACCCATCGCGGGTCGGGCAGCGATGATGATCATCTGTCCGGGGTGCAAACCGTTGGTGAGCTGGTCCAGGCCCTGGAAGCCGGTCGGGATGCCGGTCATCTTGCCGTCGCGGCCCCGGGCCGCCTCGATCTCTTCGAGTGCGGCATCCACAGCGATCTCGAGCGGCACGTAGTCTTCGGCAGTCTCGGCGCCGGTCACCGAGTAGATCTCGGCCTGAGCGGAGTTGACGAGGTCGACAGCTTCACCCTGCCCCGCGTAGCCCATCTGCACGATGCGGGTGCCCGCCTCGACGAGGCGCCGCAGGAGGGCGCGCTCGGCGACGATCGACGCGTAGTAGGCCGCATTGGCCGCAGTCGGCACGATCGAGGTGAGCGTGTGGAGGTAGTCGGCGCCGCCAGCGCGCTGCAACTCACCGGTCTTGATGAGTTCGTCGGTGACGGTGATGACATCGGTCGGCTCGCCGTGCGAATAGAGCGTGAGGATCGCCTCGAAGATCAGCTCGTGCTTGGGGATGTAGAAATCCGCGCCGCGGAGAGTCTCGATGACGTCGGCGACGGCATCCTTCGACAACAGCATGCCGCCGAGCGCGCTCTGCTCAGCGAGGATGTCGTGCGGCGGAGTGCGCTCGTGCTCGCGGGGTCCGCCGAGCCGATCCTCCGAAATGTCCGCAATCGACATGTATCCCCCTCCGCTATCTGTGATGTGAGTCGCTGTTCTGCTGCCGCCGGATGACCGACGTAGCGAGCGCCGCGACACACCGCTCCCGCCGTGCGACGAACCGGTCTTCCACGCTGAATCCGGATCGCCTCCCCACCGGGCACGACCACGCTAGGGATGGGTTCCGACACCCGCAACACAGCCTGTGGATAACTTTGTGGAGAAGATGCGGGAAACGCCGCTGCGCTTGTGAGAACTGCCTGTGGACAAAGGCTTGGGAAACACGGATTGTTGAGCCTGAATATCCCCTTGATCAGCCTTTTCTCTTTCCCACAGACTGTGGACAAGGTTGTGGTTGAACCTGGGATTGAAGGTTCGCTTTTTCGCGCTTCACTGTGTACAAGCGGCGGGCATTTTGCCTACCAGGCGCACCGCAAAGGTGCAAGTGGAGACGAGAGAAACCGAACGCCCGCGCGCAGGCAAGGGGGGTTGCGGGCGCCGCTCATCGGCGTATGATCCCGGCCCAAGGTGAGTCCGAAACCGACACGACCGCGAGCGGGGGTGAACGATGGATGAGCAGCACCACCGGCTAGCCGCGCTCCGTCGCGCGCTCCTGCTCAGCGGCGCCTCGCTCATCGCCGGCTTCGCGATCTCCCTCGCGGGCGCAACCGCCGCGAGCGCGGCCGAGGATGACGCGGAGGGCGGCGGGCTGCTGGGCGCCGTGACAACTGTCACCGACGCCGTCAGTTCAGCCGTCGGTGATCTCGACACCGCCGCCAGCGATGTCGTCGAGAAAGCGGCGGAGACAGCCGCGCCCGTCACGGAGGTTGTGCAGGCCGTCGTGCCCGCCCCTGTCGTCGCACCCGTTCCGTCCGTCGTGGAGGGTGCTTCTGAGGTCGCGCAGACGACCGTCGACCACGTCGAGGCCACGACGGATGCCGCGGTTGACGCCGTCCACCAGATCGTGGAGGCAGATCCCGTCAGCTCAGTGACCGATGCCGTGGTGTCCGGCGTATCGGGGATTCCCGCCGTCGGCGCTGTCGTCGACGTGGTCGTGCCCCCGTCGATCAACGACGCCGTCGCGAGCGTGTCGACCAGCCTCGATGCCACTCTCCAGGCTGTCGTCGGAGACTCCTCGAGCTCCGCGATCACGCTCCCCGAGGTGCCAACCGGCGTTCTCGATAGCGTCGTGCAGATCATTGTTCCCGCGGCCGATGAGGCACGCCCCCTGCCCGACATCCGCCCCGATCCCGACGGCGACACGGATGCCGTAAGCGCAGCATCCGTCGCGCCGGCGTCGACCTCCCTGAAACAGGCTTCCGACGGCCACCACGGGACCCGTGGTGTGTCGCTGACGAGCCCACCCGTGCTGAGCACGGCCTCGGGCATCGACGTGGGCGACTCGCCACGCGCTGGCGCGCCGCCGGGCGGTCCGCTCGCTCCTCCTGGCTCGTGCAGCCTCGGAACCGGTTCGGCCGGCACCGGCCCGGGCGCGCTTCACGCCGCCCTTCCCGGCGACGCCGCACTAACCCTGCACGCCGGCACCACGATATCCGCGTCGTCGGATGCCGTCCCGGCACCGCCCACTTACGCCACTGACGTCTCTCCTGATTGACGGGGGTCGTGCCGCGTCCCACGCGGCAGACGACCGCGCGCGCCATCCGGCACGCGTTCCCCACTCATCGATCAGGAGAAATTTCTCATGCGTACATTCATCAAGCGAGCACTCCTCGGAGTGGTCGTCGGGGGCGGAATCGCCCTCGCCGGGGCCGGGATGGCCCAGGCCGCCGAAACCGACGGCGACGACGGTCTGCTCTCAGGAACCCAGATCCTGCCGAGCATCGAGGTGCCCATAACGGTCGGCGGCAACGCCATCTCGGTTCTCGGGGATTCCTCGACCAACGACGCAGCGGCGTCGGCCCCCAGCGGTAACGCTTCGGGCGAGACCTCCGAGGCGAGCACCGACGGAAGCGACGGCGCAGCGTCGGGGACGCAGGGCATCGTGTCCGTCACGGTCCCGGTCACCGTGGGCGGCAACGCCATCTCGGTCGTCGGTGACAGTGACAGCACATCCGCAACCAGCGCCCCCGCGGAGCCGGCCGAGCCCGAGGTCGCGGTGAACCCGCAGACCTCCGGCGAGGACGGCATCCTCGGCGGCACTCAGGGCCTCGTTGACGCGACGGTTCCGGTGACGGTCGGCGGCAACGCCATCTCGGTTCTCGGTGACAGCGAGAGCACGGATGCCGACACCACTGCACCCACCGGCACCGGTGGCACCAGTGACCCGGGCGCACCGGAAACCTCGGGTGCTGACGCAACCCTCGGGGGCACTCAAGTGATCGCACCGGTCGCTGTCCCCGTGACGGTTGGCGGCAACGCCATCTCCGTCCTCGGTGACAGCGAGAGCACGGACGCCGACACCACCGCACCCGCGGACACCGCCGGCACCAGTGACCCGGGCGAGCCGGAAACCACCGGCAACGACGGCATCCTCGGCGGCACCCAGGCGATCGCCCCCGTCGCCGCCCCGGTGACGGCCGGCGGCAACGCCATCTCCGTCCTCGGAGACAGCACGAGCACGGATGCCGACACCACCGCACCCGCCGGGACCAGTTCCGGCACCCCGATGACCTCGGGGCAGGGCGGGATCCTCGGCGGAACGCAGGTCGCGCTTCCGCTGTCTATCCCGGTAACCCTGGGTGGGAACGCCGTTTCGGTCGTCGGCGATTCGGAGACGGGCGGGTCCACCACCCCGGCCGGCCCCGGTAACCCTGGTGACCCCGGTAACCCCGGCAACCCCGGCGACCCCGGCGACCCTGGCAACCCCGTTGACCCCGGTCAGCCGGGAACTCCGGGAACCGGTGGCAGCGGGACGACCGGTGGCGGTCAGGCCGCGGCCCTGAGCGTGACGGGCCTTGCCAGCACCGGCGGGACCGCTCCGCTGTGGGGCATCCCGGCAGCCGCGCTCATCGCCGGCCTCGCCGCGCTCCTGGCAAGCCGTCGCGCGGCTCGCCGCTGACGCAGAAGGGCGGATGCTGCAGACTCTGGGTCTGCGGCATCCGCCCCTGCGGAGGACTATCGCGCGATTACTTCGCGGCGACAACCTGCAGCGTGATCACGGCGGTCACGTCGTCGCGAAGACGGATCGTGGCCTCGTGCTCGCCGACCGACTTGATCGGCGACGTGATGTGGATCTTGCGCTTGTCGAGGTCACCGAAACCGGCAGCCTTGACGGCGTCTGCGACATCCGCTGGCTTGACCGAACCGAACAGACGGCCTTCGGAGCCTGCCTTGATGGCGAGCTTGACCTTGTTCGACTCGAGGGTGTTCTTCAACGCCACGGCCTCTTCGTGGTCGTGGATCGCGCGGGCTTCGCGAGCGGCGCGGATCGAGGTGACCTGCTTCTCGCCACCGCGACTCCACGCCACGGCGAATCCCTGCGGGATGAGGTAGTTACGGGCGTACCCGTCCTTGACCTCGACAACATCACCGGCGCTACCGAGCCCGGCGACCTCGTTCGTGAGAATGAGCTTCGACATGGGGACTCCTTAGCGGCCAGCGCCGGCGTAGGGCAGGAGCGCCATTTCGCGCGCGTTCTTGATCGCGCGGGCGATCAGACGCTGCTCCTGCACCGAGACCCCGGTGATACGACGGGCGCGGATCTTCCCGCGCTCCGAGATGAACTTGCGGAGGGTGGCGACATCCTTGTAGTCGATGACGCCGACCCGGATTGCCTTCGCCGGAGCGACCGGCTTGCCGCCCTTGCGCGGCTTGCGGCGATCGCCGCTTGACTTTCCAGCCATGGGTTTTCCTTACGTGTGAAACGGATGCCGCGGCATCCGTGGTGCTTAAAACGGAGTGTCGTCGCCGTAGGTGCCGGGGGCAGCCCAGGCATCGGCGTTCGAGGAACCGGGAGTGGACCAGGGCTCGTCGGCAACCTGACCGCGGGACTGGCCACCGCCACCGCCGCCACCACCGCTACTCGCGGCGCGGGTGACCTGAGCGGTCGCGTAGCGCAGCGACGGGCCGATCTCGTCGACCTCCAGCTCGATAGCGGTGCGGTTGTTGCCTTCGCGGTCCTGGTAGCTGCGCTGCTTGAGGCGCCCGGTCGCGATGACGCGGGATCCCTTGGTCAGCGAGCCGGCGACGTGCTCAGCGAAGTCGCGCCAAACGCTTGCGCGGAGGAACAG
Protein-coding sequences here:
- the rplI gene encoding 50S ribosomal protein L9, whose translation is MSKLILTNEVAGLGSAGDVVEVKDGYARNYLIPQGFAVAWSRGGEKQVTSIRAAREARAIHDHEEAVALKNTLESNKVKLAIKAGSEGRLFGSVKPADVADAVKAAGFGDLDKRKIHITSPIKSVGEHEATIRLRDDVTAVITLQVVAAK
- the rpsR gene encoding 30S ribosomal protein S18, with translation MAGKSSGDRRKPRKGGKPVAPAKAIRVGVIDYKDVATLRKFISERGKIRARRITGVSVQEQRLIARAIKNAREMALLPYAGAGR
- the dnaB gene encoding replicative DNA helicase translates to MSIADISEDRLGGPREHERTPPHDILAEQSALGGMLLSKDAVADVIETLRGADFYIPKHELIFEAILTLYSHGEPTDVITVTDELIKTGELQRAGGADYLHTLTSIVPTAANAAYYASIVAERALLRRLVEAGTRIVQMGYAGQGEAVDLVNSAQAEIYSVTGAETAEDYVPLEIAVDAALEEIEAARGRDGKMTGIPTGFQGLDQLTNGLHPGQMIIIAARPAMGKSTLALDFARASAIKNNMPTIFFSLEMGRSEIAMRLMSAEGAVPLQNMRKGTLDSRDWTTIAATRGRINEAPLYIDDSPNMTLVEIRAKCRRLKQRAGLKMVVIDYLQLMTSGKRVESRQQEVSEFSRALKLLAKELGVPVVALSQLNRGPEQRSDKKPALSDLRESGSIEQDADMVVLLHREAAYEKDSPRAGEADLIVAKHRNGPTDTITVAFQGHYSRFADMAPGDFG
- a CDS encoding single-stranded DNA-binding protein, yielding MAGETVITVVGNLTADPELRYTQNGLPVANFTIASTPRTFDRQANEWKDGEALFLRASVWRDFAEHVAGSLTKGSRVIATGRLKQRSYQDREGNNRTAIELEVDEIGPSLRYATAQVTRAASSGGGGGGGGQSRGQVADEPWSTPGSSNADAWAAPGTYGDDTPF